A single Methanocaldococcus bathoardescens DNA region contains:
- a CDS encoding Rpp14/Pop5 family protein yields MLKTLPPTLREKKRYIAFKILYDEELKEGEVVNLIRKAVLEYYGSWGTSKANPWLVYYNFPYGILRCQRENVDYVKSSLILVREFKEKPINIICLGVSGTIRKAKIKFLGIKKPKRWYIIRRERLRAKKQK; encoded by the coding sequence ATGCTCAAAACACTACCTCCAACTTTAAGAGAGAAAAAGAGATATATTGCCTTTAAAATATTATATGATGAAGAGTTAAAAGAGGGAGAGGTCGTTAATTTAATTAGAAAAGCTGTTTTAGAATATTACGGCTCTTGGGGAACATCCAAGGCAAATCCATGGCTTGTTTATTATAATTTCCCCTATGGAATTTTGAGATGCCAGAGGGAGAATGTTGATTATGTAAAAAGCTCTTTAATTTTGGTTAGAGAATTTAAAGAGAAGCCAATAAATATTATCTGCTTAGGAGTTTCTGGAACAATAAGAAAGGCAAAAATCAAATTTTTAGGAATAAAGAAACCAAAAAGATGGTATATAATTAGAAGAGAAAGGTTAAGAGCTAAAAAACAAAAATAA
- a CDS encoding DUF3236 domain-containing protein gives MEETIKKAFIESINNVRRGDKEEELKKIQEKIINAKKIVAATNNQKKFKVIRDIMLRVCNAEIKMLDIDTRFADLTRMPAITKGLIAVDTERADLYIARGRLGVPGSGSMLIILDEKGRILTASLSPSSVIHKEDIGERIKRELIEALSRIGISI, from the coding sequence ATGGAAGAAACTATTAAAAAAGCTTTTATTGAATCAATCAACAACGTTAGAAGAGGGGATAAAGAGGAAGAGCTAAAAAAAATTCAGGAAAAAATAATTAATGCCAAAAAAATTGTTGCTGCTACAAACAATCAAAAGAAATTTAAAGTAATAAGAGATATTATGTTAAGAGTTTGTAATGCAGAGATAAAGATGCTTGACATAGATACAAGATTTGCTGATTTAACGCGAATGCCAGCCATAACTAAGGGTTTGATAGCTGTTGATACTGAAAGAGCTGATTTATACATTGCGAGAGGAAGATTGGGAGTTCCAGGCTCTGGTTCTATGCTTATAATATTGGATGAGAAAGGAAGAATTTTGACGGCTTCTCTATCACCTTCATCAGTTATTCATAAAGAGGATATAGGGGAGAGAATAAAGAGAGAGTTAATTGAAGCGTTGAGTAGGATTGGAATTTCTATTTAA
- a CDS encoding SAM-dependent methyltransferase HcgC family protein, with protein MKYGITETVKTIDTKTKVIDVINEIAKKKYHAIRNFLEGEEFKEVVIFGVYLWGNYVAKNLSKYADRVYLVDIHEFMKGFVPNNNSIKFLNLNEFKLKLMKNEVNPDLIVDLTGLGGVEPEFLAKFNPKVLIVEDPKGVFDVDIYDADNTYKRTAPFIEKAKVGVLKTYRKARVSKTSGTMTLTIDTIVDASREITSLDGVLYAIPNLRYYEGILFHENDIHKFLSEISQPAITISTLNDVLDEAEEILSNNINLIYSFVEEL; from the coding sequence ATGAAGTATGGGATAACTGAGACAGTAAAAACAATTGATACAAAAACAAAGGTTATCGATGTAATAAATGAAATAGCTAAGAAAAAATACCATGCAATTAGGAATTTCTTAGAGGGAGAGGAATTTAAGGAGGTTGTAATATTTGGGGTTTATTTGTGGGGGAATTATGTAGCTAAAAATCTCTCAAAATATGCTGATAGAGTTTATTTAGTTGATATACACGAATTTATGAAAGGATTTGTTCCAAACAACAACAGCATAAAATTCTTAAATTTAAATGAATTTAAATTAAAGCTTATGAAAAATGAGGTAAATCCTGATTTAATTGTTGATTTGACAGGATTGGGAGGAGTTGAACCAGAATTTTTGGCTAAATTTAATCCAAAGGTTCTTATTGTTGAAGACCCTAAGGGGGTTTTTGATGTTGATATTTATGATGCAGATAACACTTACAAAAGAACAGCCCCATTCATTGAAAAGGCAAAAGTAGGGGTTTTAAAGACCTATAGAAAGGCGAGAGTTTCAAAAACATCTGGGACTATGACTTTAACAATTGATACAATAGTTGATGCTTCAAGAGAAATAACATCATTAGACGGGGTTTTATATGCTATCCCAAATCTAAGGTATTATGAAGGAATTTTATTCCACGAAAATGATATTCACAAATTTTTATCAGAGATTTCACAGCCAGCAATTACTATAAGCACATTAAATGATGTATTAGATGAAGCTGAAGAGATACTTTCAAATAATATTAATTTAATCTACTCTTTTGTTGAAGAGCTTTAA
- the nadC gene encoding carboxylating nicotinate-nucleotide diphosphorylase has product MLKDYALKILKKSLEYDVGFGDITTNSIIPEDIKAKGVIKAKEPCIVCGIDFIVAFFEEYGIKCKKLFNDGEEAYGNILELEGDARTILMLERTALNLLMYLSGIATMTNRVVKKVRKVNKKVRIACTRKTLPLLSPLQKYAIYVGGGDTHRFRLDDCVLIKDNHIAIVGIKEAIKRAKNNVSFTKKIEVEVSNLEELKEALGERADIIMLDNFKLKDVEKALKIIDDFEKNTGFRPIIEVSGGIKEDNILEYAKYNVDVISMGALTHSVKSVDMSLDLTFSTK; this is encoded by the coding sequence ATGCTCAAAGATTACGCTCTCAAAATACTAAAAAAATCTTTGGAATATGATGTTGGATTTGGAGATATCACAACAAATTCTATAATTCCGGAAGATATAAAAGCTAAAGGTGTAATTAAAGCTAAAGAACCATGTATTGTTTGTGGTATTGATTTTATTGTTGCATTTTTTGAAGAATATGGTATAAAATGCAAGAAATTATTTAATGATGGGGAAGAAGCTTATGGAAACATATTAGAGCTTGAAGGAGATGCGAGAACAATATTAATGCTTGAAAGAACCGCTTTAAATTTACTAATGTATCTATCTGGAATAGCCACAATGACAAATAGAGTAGTTAAAAAAGTTAGAAAAGTGAATAAAAAAGTTAGGATTGCCTGCACAAGAAAAACTCTTCCTCTATTATCTCCTTTACAAAAATATGCCATATATGTCGGTGGAGGAGATACACATAGATTTAGGTTAGATGACTGTGTTTTGATTAAAGACAATCATATAGCAATAGTTGGAATAAAAGAAGCTATAAAAAGAGCTAAGAATAATGTTAGCTTTACAAAAAAGATTGAAGTTGAAGTTAGCAACTTAGAGGAGTTAAAAGAAGCATTAGGAGAGAGGGCTGATATAATAATGCTTGACAACTTTAAGCTAAAAGATGTTGAAAAAGCTTTAAAGATAATTGATGATTTTGAAAAAAATACTGGTTTTAGACCAATAATTGAAGTTAGTGGCGGAATTAAAGAAGATAATATTTTAGAATATGCAAAATACAACGTTGATGTCATATCAATGGGTGCTTTAACACATTCAGTAAAAAGTGTTGATATGAGTTTAGATTTAACATTTTCGACTAAGTAG
- the mdhB gene encoding L-2-hydroxycarboxylate dehydrogenase — translation MKVTIIGASGRVGSATALLLAKEPFMKDLVLIGREHSINKLEGLRRDIYDALAGTRSDANIYVESDENLKIIDESDIVIITSGVPRKEGMSRMDLAKINAKIVGKYAKKIAEICDTKIFVITNPVDVMTYKALVDSKFERNQVFGLGTHLDSLRFKVAIAKFFGVHIDEVRTRIIGEHGDSMVPLLSATSIGGIPIDKFEEFKDLPIDEIIEDVKTKGEQIIKLKGGSEFGPAAAILNVVRCIVNNEKRLLTLSAYVDGEFDGIRDLCIGVPVKIGRDGIEEIVSIELDKDELIAFRKSAEIIKRYCEEVKNL, via the coding sequence ATGAAAGTTACAATTATAGGAGCTTCTGGTAGAGTAGGTTCTGCAACAGCTTTATTATTGGCTAAAGAACCTTTTATGAAAGATTTGGTTTTGATAGGGAGAGAACATTCAATAAATAAATTAGAAGGGTTGAGGAGAGATATTTATGACGCCTTAGCAGGAACAAGAAGTGATGCAAACATATATGTTGAGAGCGATGAAAACTTAAAGATTATTGATGAGAGTGATATTGTTATAATAACAAGTGGGGTCCCAAGAAAAGAAGGAATGAGTAGAATGGATTTAGCAAAAATAAATGCAAAAATTGTTGGCAAGTATGCTAAAAAAATAGCTGAAATATGTGATACAAAGATATTTGTTATAACAAACCCTGTGGATGTAATGACATATAAAGCTTTGGTGGATTCAAAATTTGAAAGAAATCAGGTTTTTGGTTTGGGAACTCACTTAGATTCTTTAAGATTTAAGGTAGCTATTGCTAAGTTCTTTGGAGTTCATATTGATGAGGTTAGGACAAGAATTATTGGAGAACATGGAGACAGTATGGTGCCATTATTGAGTGCTACTTCAATAGGAGGTATTCCAATTGATAAGTTTGAAGAATTTAAGGATTTGCCAATAGATGAAATTATAGAGGATGTTAAAACAAAGGGGGAACAGATTATTAAATTAAAAGGTGGCTCTGAATTCGGCCCAGCGGCAGCTATTTTAAATGTAGTTAGATGTATTGTAAATAATGAGAAGAGATTATTAACATTATCTGCCTATGTAGATGGGGAGTTTGATGGAATTAGGGATTTATGCATTGGAGTTCCAGTAAAGATTGGGAGAGATGGAATAGAAGAGATTGTATCAATTGAGTTAGATAAGGATGAGTTAATTGCATTTAGAAAATCAGCTGAAATTATTAAGAGATACTGTGAAGAAGTTAAAAATTTATAA
- the pheS gene encoding phenylalanine--tRNA ligase subunit alpha: MELHIDEKRLLKIFQDNNREEFDLNELEKFMPKEKILRVALWLSGKGLVETEEKVKKVIKLINEDEFPERKIAKYLKQQNTNEIEIKNLKDILPKEEINAALGAIKRKGIAKIEKGKIIFENLDYKDVEEEMLQKIKENKYLDDFNEEEKKIIEILKKRGYVDFNEEKEIKIKLTEKGKEFIKNPIEIEEEITQLTRDVIISGRWKKAYIRPYDVKVPTKPVYPAKVHPLTRIIREVKEILLAMGFKEVKSPIVETEFWNFDMLFEPQDHPAREMQDTFFLKYPKVGNIPEDLLEKVKEVHERCWKYKFDENVSRRLILRTHTTASSIRYLASLSEEEKEKPHKVFCIDRVFRNEAIDYKHLPEFYQCEGIIMDDNVNFNNLIGVLKEFLNRLGFEKVRFRPAYFPFTEPSLEAEVYLEGKGWLEILGAGIFRPEVLEPIGIKKPVLAWGIGFSRLAMLRFGLTDIRDLHKNDLDWLKRV, encoded by the coding sequence ATGGAACTTCACATAGACGAGAAAAGGTTGTTAAAGATTTTTCAAGATAATAATAGAGAGGAGTTTGATTTAAATGAGTTAGAAAAGTTTATGCCTAAAGAAAAGATTTTAAGAGTGGCTTTATGGTTATCTGGTAAAGGTTTAGTAGAAACAGAGGAGAAAGTAAAAAAAGTAATAAAACTCATTAATGAAGATGAGTTTCCAGAGAGAAAGATAGCTAAATATTTAAAGCAACAAAACACAAATGAGATTGAAATTAAGAATTTAAAAGATATTTTACCAAAAGAAGAAATTAATGCCGCTTTAGGAGCTATAAAAAGAAAAGGAATAGCAAAGATTGAAAAAGGAAAAATTATTTTTGAAAATTTGGATTATAAAGATGTTGAAGAAGAGATGTTACAAAAAATTAAAGAAAATAAATATCTTGACGACTTTAATGAAGAAGAAAAAAAGATTATTGAGATTTTAAAAAAGAGAGGATATGTAGATTTTAATGAAGAGAAAGAAATAAAGATAAAATTAACTGAAAAAGGAAAAGAGTTTATAAAAAATCCAATTGAGATTGAGGAAGAAATAACTCAATTAACAAGAGATGTTATAATAAGCGGAAGATGGAAAAAGGCATATATAAGACCTTATGATGTAAAAGTTCCTACAAAGCCAGTATATCCAGCTAAAGTTCATCCATTAACAAGAATTATTAGAGAAGTTAAAGAAATTTTATTGGCTATGGGGTTTAAAGAAGTGAAAAGTCCAATTGTAGAAACAGAGTTTTGGAACTTTGATATGTTGTTTGAGCCGCAAGACCATCCTGCAAGAGAAATGCAAGACACTTTCTTCTTAAAATATCCAAAAGTTGGGAACATCCCAGAAGATTTATTGGAAAAAGTTAAAGAAGTGCATGAGAGGTGCTGGAAATATAAATTTGATGAAAATGTTTCAAGAAGATTGATTTTAAGAACTCACACAACTGCATCATCAATAAGATATTTAGCTTCATTATCAGAAGAAGAAAAAGAAAAACCACACAAAGTATTTTGTATAGATAGAGTATTTAGAAATGAAGCAATTGATTATAAACATTTGCCAGAGTTTTATCAGTGTGAAGGAATTATAATGGATGATAATGTTAATTTCAACAACTTAATTGGAGTTTTAAAAGAATTTTTAAATAGATTGGGCTTTGAAAAGGTTAGATTTAGACCTGCATACTTCCCATTCACTGAACCATCTTTAGAAGCTGAAGTTTACTTAGAAGGCAAAGGATGGTTAGAAATCTTAGGGGCAGGAATATTTAGACCAGAAGTTTTAGAACCAATAGGTATTAAAAAACCTGTCTTAGCTTGGGGTATCGGGTTTAGTAGATTGGCTATGCTTAGATTTGGATTAACAGACATTAGAGATTTGCATAAGAATGATTTAGATTGGTTAAAGAGAGTATAA
- a CDS encoding DUF2120 family protein produces MWKANIGRLMHALNAFKGSKPLFETDEMLMVKGVCRDDEFEKYEDIKNYLTEKLKKEGFEIIEDVDEIDKFVSRINEILNENPLYPDTFGFERMKESFEMIGCECDYVIAKKRNIMVGVCMYFDKKLKNPKFIEVVGVLFTNLS; encoded by the coding sequence ATGTGGAAGGCTAATATAGGCAGATTAATGCATGCTTTAAATGCTTTTAAGGGTTCTAAGCCATTGTTTGAAACTGATGAGATGTTGATGGTTAAAGGAGTTTGTAGAGATGATGAATTTGAAAAATATGAAGACATTAAAAATTATTTAACTGAAAAATTGAAAAAAGAAGGTTTTGAGATAATAGAGGACGTTGATGAGATAGATAAGTTTGTTAGTAGAATAAATGAGATTTTAAATGAAAATCCTCTCTACCCTGACACTTTTGGTTTTGAAAGAATGAAAGAGAGTTTTGAAATGATTGGATGTGAGTGTGATTACGTTATAGCCAAAAAAAGAAATATAATGGTTGGAGTTTGTATGTATTTTGATAAAAAATTAAAAAATCCAAAATTTATTGAGGTTGTTGGTGTTTTATTTACTAATCTTTCCTAA